CTAGCGCTCGGGCTGGAGCAGTTTGTCGTGTCGTATCCCAACGCTAACGCGTTGGGCTGACAAGGCTTACCGGGCTCGCAAGCTCGCGCTTTATTCGGGGTCGGTGACGCTGGATGGGTCGATCGCTGAAGAGGTGTCGGGAGGCTGCACCAAGCTAACGGGCTCGCGAGCTGGCGCTAAGGAGGAGGCTCAAGGGGAGGTTCAAGCGGACTTGGTCTTGGAGCGCAGGCGGGTGCGGTTTTGGATGAGTTCGACGAAGGCGGTCGCGGCGCGGGGCAGGGTGCGGTCGGCACGGTAGATGAGGCCGAGTTCACGCCACAGATCGATGTCGGACAGGGCGAGCAGCTTCACTTCGCCGGAGCGGACTTCTTTCGTGGCGAAGCTGTTGCTGATGATGGAGACGCCGAGTCCGGCGGCGACGAAGCCCTTGATCATGCCGACGCTGGGCAATTCCATGACCACGCGCATGGTGGACTGGTAAGGGCGAAACAGCTTGTCGAGGACCTGGCGAGTGTAGCCGGTCTTGGGGAAGATGAGCGATTGCTCGGCCACCTTGCTGATGGGCACGGAGTCGTACTGCGCGAGGGGGCTGTCGCGAGCGACCATGAGCATGAGGCGGTCGCGATAGATCACCTGAACTTTCAGGGACGGCGATTTGACGGGCAGAGTGACGATGCCGACGTCGATGGAGCCCTCTTCGCAGCGCTCCAGGATCTTGCGG
This is a stretch of genomic DNA from Terriglobales bacterium. It encodes these proteins:
- a CDS encoding LysR family transcriptional regulator, producing MDFDQLVTFMEVAKLGNFSRAGQKVFRSQSAVSAQIRQLEIEYGEKLLDRAGKSVRLTPAGEILFEYAKQLLALRQESQRAVADQGATPRGQLLLGANEATCLYVLPDVFAEYSRLYPQVQINIYRNFSRKILERCEEGSIDVGIVTLPVKSPSLKVQVIYRDRLMLMVARDSPLAQYDSVPISKVAEQSLIFPKTGYTRQVLDKLFRPYQSTMRVVMELPSVGMIKGFVAAGLGVSIISNSFATKEVRSGEVKLLALSDIDLWRELGLIYRADRTLPRAATAFVELIQNRTRLRSKTKSA